From Enhydrobacter sp., the proteins below share one genomic window:
- the hslV gene encoding ATP-dependent protease subunit HslV: protein MSARSDAAASPGWHATTILSVRKAGQVVMAGDGQVSMGQTIVKGNAKKVRRLGGGQIVAGFAGSTADAFTLFERLESKLERHPGQLLRASIELAKDWRTDRYLRRLEAMMAVADKDVSLLLSGSGDVLEPEGGIIAIGSGGNYALAAARALIDVEGLDAEAIARRAMDIAADICVYTNHNLVIEKL from the coding sequence ATGTCTGCACGATCCGACGCGGCCGCCTCGCCCGGCTGGCACGCCACCACGATCCTCTCGGTGCGCAAGGCGGGCCAGGTCGTCATGGCCGGCGACGGCCAGGTCTCGATGGGTCAGACCATCGTCAAGGGCAATGCGAAGAAGGTCCGCCGATTGGGTGGCGGCCAGATCGTCGCCGGCTTTGCCGGTTCGACGGCCGACGCCTTCACCTTGTTCGAGCGGCTCGAATCGAAGTTGGAGCGTCATCCCGGCCAGCTGCTGCGGGCCTCCATCGAGCTCGCCAAGGACTGGCGCACCGACCGCTACCTGCGCCGGCTGGAGGCGATGATGGCGGTCGCCGACAAGGACGTGTCGTTGCTGCTGAGCGGGTCCGGCGACGTGCTGGAGCCGGAGGGCGGCATCATCGCCATCGGATCGGGCGGCAACTACGCGCTGGCCGCTGCGCGGGCGCTGATCGACGTCGAGGGCCTCGACGCCGAGGCCATCGCGCGCCGGGCGATGGACATCGCCGCCGACATCTGTGTCTACACCAACCACAATCTGGTCATCGAGAAGCTCTAG
- the hslU gene encoding ATP-dependent protease ATPase subunit HslU, whose protein sequence is MGNDFSPREIVSELDKHIVGQLEAKRAVAVALRNRWRRLQLPEALREEVLPKNILMIGPTGCGKTEIARRLAKLADAPFLKVEATKFTEVGYVGRDVEQIARDLMEVSLDMARERLRKDVKAKAELAAEDRVLDALCGASASEETRLRFRHKLRNNELNDREIEVEVADSGSPLQFEVPGQPGASVGMINIGDMLGKAFGGRTKKRKMTVLQSYETLLREESDRLLDQERAVREAREAVEQNGIVFIDEIDKITARSEFRGGGDVSREGVQRDLLPLIEGTTVNTKHGPVKTDHVLFICSGAFHLAKPSDMLPELQGRLPIRVSLASLTQEDFRRILTEPEASLVKQYKALLGTEKVELDFKQDAIDELAKLSAEINDTVENIGARRLHTVMEKLLEEVSFSASDRPGQKVEIDATYVRDRVSPLAKNADLSKFVL, encoded by the coding sequence ATGGGCAACGACTTTTCCCCGCGCGAGATCGTCTCCGAACTCGACAAGCACATCGTCGGCCAGCTCGAGGCCAAGCGCGCCGTCGCCGTGGCGCTGCGCAATCGCTGGCGGCGCCTGCAGCTGCCCGAGGCCCTGCGCGAGGAGGTCCTGCCCAAGAACATCCTGATGATCGGCCCGACCGGCTGCGGCAAGACCGAGATTGCGCGCCGGTTGGCCAAGCTCGCCGACGCGCCCTTCCTCAAGGTCGAGGCGACCAAGTTCACCGAGGTCGGCTATGTCGGCCGCGACGTCGAGCAGATCGCCCGCGACCTGATGGAGGTGTCGCTCGACATGGCCCGCGAGCGGCTGCGCAAGGACGTCAAGGCGAAGGCCGAACTCGCCGCCGAGGATCGCGTGCTCGATGCGTTGTGCGGCGCGAGCGCCAGCGAGGAGACGCGCCTGCGCTTTCGCCACAAGCTGCGCAACAACGAACTGAACGATCGCGAGATCGAGGTCGAGGTCGCCGATTCGGGTTCGCCGCTGCAGTTCGAGGTGCCCGGTCAGCCCGGCGCGTCGGTCGGCATGATCAATATCGGCGACATGCTGGGCAAGGCTTTCGGCGGCCGCACCAAGAAGCGCAAGATGACGGTTTTGCAGTCCTACGAGACCCTGCTGCGCGAGGAAAGCGACCGCCTGCTCGACCAGGAGCGCGCGGTGCGCGAGGCCCGCGAGGCGGTCGAGCAGAACGGCATCGTTTTCATCGACGAGATCGACAAGATCACGGCACGCAGCGAGTTCCGCGGCGGCGGCGACGTCAGCCGCGAAGGTGTGCAGCGCGACCTGCTGCCGCTGATCGAGGGTACGACGGTGAACACCAAGCATGGGCCGGTGAAGACCGATCACGTGCTGTTCATCTGCTCCGGCGCGTTCCATCTCGCCAAGCCGTCCGACATGCTGCCCGAGCTCCAGGGCCGGCTGCCGATCCGTGTCAGCCTCGCATCGCTCACCCAGGAGGATTTTCGCCGTATCCTCACCGAACCCGAGGCGAGTCTGGTCAAACAGTACAAGGCCTTGCTGGGCACCGAAAAGGTGGAGCTCGACTTCAAGCAGGACGCCATCGACGAGCTCGCCAAGCTGTCGGCGGAGATCAACGATACGGTCGAGAACATCGGCGCGCGGCGGCTGCACACGGTGATGGAGAAGCTGCTCGAAGAAGTGAGCTTCAGCGCCTCCGATCGGCCCGGCCAGAAAGTCGAGATCGACGCGACCTATGTACGCGACCGCGTGAGCCCGCTGGCAAAGAACGCCGACCTCTCGAAGTTCGTGCTGTAG
- a CDS encoding 1-acyl-sn-glycerol-3-phosphate acyltransferase, whose amino-acid sequence MDEPVTVPLWLFLPIAAFALWSLLDRLLIPGGRWFLRRRLNRLIDRVNRRLAVEIKPFQLTKRQVLIDRLVYDPQVVAAANDHARANNIPREAAMAEVYRYAREIVPTFNAYLYFRLGYSLARAVARFFYRVRLGFADQTTLAGVAPGTAVVFVMNHRSNMDYVLVAFLAAERTALSYAVGEWARIWPLQQLIRAMGAYFVRRRSNNPVYRRVLERYVHMATEAGVAQAMYPEGGLSRDGRLGDPKLGLFDYMLKSFDPGSAHDIVFVPVALNYDRVLEDRSLLRSRDRDLPRQGAMKTVGVTLRFLAGQIGLMLRGRWYRFGYACVNFGPLISARQWLAANAADCGGDLRSLDKDARFSVIDRLARDAMAEVARLVPVLPVSLIATVLLEAEGPLDELELKVRAAALIRHFEHRGAKVYIPRDDRDYAFHVGVRMLALRRLIEQADGAYSIVPAERPLLAYYANAIAHLR is encoded by the coding sequence ATGGACGAACCGGTCACCGTCCCGCTCTGGCTGTTCCTGCCGATTGCCGCCTTTGCGTTGTGGTCGCTGCTCGATCGGCTGCTGATCCCGGGCGGGCGGTGGTTCCTGCGGCGACGGCTCAATCGCCTGATCGACCGGGTGAACCGCCGGCTCGCCGTCGAGATCAAGCCTTTCCAGCTCACCAAGCGGCAAGTGCTGATCGATCGTCTGGTCTACGACCCCCAGGTCGTGGCGGCGGCCAACGACCATGCCCGAGCGAACAATATCCCGCGCGAGGCGGCCATGGCGGAAGTCTATCGCTACGCCCGCGAGATCGTGCCGACCTTCAATGCCTATCTCTATTTCCGACTCGGATACTCGCTCGCCCGCGCCGTGGCCCGCTTCTTCTATCGCGTCCGCCTGGGGTTCGCCGACCAGACGACCTTGGCCGGCGTCGCGCCCGGCACCGCGGTCGTGTTCGTCATGAACCACCGCAGCAACATGGACTACGTTCTGGTGGCCTTTCTGGCGGCGGAGCGCACGGCGCTTTCCTATGCGGTCGGCGAATGGGCGCGGATCTGGCCGCTGCAACAGCTGATCCGGGCGATGGGGGCGTATTTCGTGCGGCGCCGTTCGAACAACCCTGTCTATCGGCGGGTCCTCGAGCGTTACGTTCATATGGCGACCGAAGCGGGCGTGGCGCAGGCGATGTATCCGGAGGGCGGCTTGTCGCGCGACGGACGGCTGGGCGATCCCAAGCTGGGGCTGTTCGACTACATGCTGAAGTCGTTCGATCCAGGGAGTGCCCACGACATTGTGTTCGTGCCGGTCGCCTTGAACTACGACCGCGTGCTCGAAGACCGCTCCTTGCTGCGCTCGCGCGACCGCGACCTGCCGCGGCAGGGGGCAATGAAGACCGTCGGTGTCACTCTACGCTTCCTGGCCGGCCAGATCGGCCTGATGCTGCGGGGCCGCTGGTACCGGTTTGGCTACGCCTGCGTCAATTTCGGGCCGTTGATCTCGGCTCGGCAATGGCTGGCGGCGAATGCCGCCGACTGCGGCGGCGACCTGCGCTCTCTCGACAAGGACGCACGTTTCTCGGTGATCGACCGTCTCGCCCGCGACGCCATGGCGGAAGTGGCGCGGCTCGTGCCCGTGTTGCCGGTATCGCTGATCGCCACCGTTCTGCTGGAGGCCGAAGGACCGCTCGACGAACTGGAGCTGAAGGTGCGGGCTGCGGCCTTGATACGGCATTTCGAGCACCGCGGTGCCAAAGTCTACATCCCCCGCGACGATCGCGACTATGCCTTCCACGTGGGCGTGCGCATGCTGGCGCTACGGCGCCTGATCGAGCAGGCCGACGGCGCCTACTCGATCGTGCCGGCCGAGCGGCCGCTGCTCGCCTACTACGCCAACGCCATCGCCCATCTGCGCTGA
- a CDS encoding FAD-binding oxidoreductase translates to MASEPPVIVIGAGIVGAATARTLQREGRSVTLLDSNEPGRGTSFGNAGFLSVDSLIPLARPATLKKVPAMLMDPSGPLTVHRASIPALLPWMARFAWASMRDSEVQKGKRAFKPLMLEADVAWKAEIQASGLGELFRSKGALYVYESEASFQASDEMRELQKDKGTEFEVVSGDQARELAPGLSPHIVRGILYPKGVHTIDPYRVVATLAERFAADGGTIVRGRVRGFRRDGNRVVSVQVTDGELPADAVVIAAGRASGELTRLLGFNAPLVAERGYHVMLAPDNVRFELPVSPVDRGFFVTPMADGLRLAGTVELAAPHKPPSWHRADMLVRHLKDIFPGVGGAEISRWIGERPTLPDYRPAIGRAPRLANVYCGYGHQHLGLTLATATGRLIARQMAGETLPEALTACDPGRFG, encoded by the coding sequence ATGGCAAGCGAACCCCCCGTCATCGTCATTGGCGCCGGTATCGTCGGCGCAGCCACCGCCCGCACCCTGCAGCGCGAGGGCCGCAGCGTCACCCTGCTCGACAGCAACGAGCCCGGTCGCGGCACTTCGTTCGGCAATGCGGGCTTCCTTTCCGTCGACAGCCTGATCCCGCTCGCCCGGCCGGCGACCCTGAAGAAGGTCCCGGCGATGCTGATGGACCCGAGCGGCCCGCTCACCGTCCATCGCGCCAGCATCCCCGCCCTGCTGCCGTGGATGGCGCGTTTCGCCTGGGCCTCGATGCGCGACAGCGAAGTGCAGAAGGGCAAGCGTGCCTTCAAACCGCTGATGCTCGAAGCCGACGTGGCGTGGAAGGCCGAAATCCAGGCCTCGGGCCTGGGCGAGCTCTTTCGCAGCAAGGGTGCGCTCTACGTCTACGAGAGTGAGGCGTCTTTCCAGGCAAGCGACGAAATGCGCGAGCTTCAGAAGGACAAGGGCACCGAGTTCGAGGTCGTGAGTGGCGACCAGGCGCGCGAGCTCGCGCCCGGCCTCAGTCCGCACATCGTGCGCGGCATCCTCTATCCGAAGGGCGTGCATACCATCGACCCGTACAGGGTGGTGGCGACGCTCGCCGAACGCTTCGCCGCCGACGGCGGGACCATCGTGCGCGGCCGCGTACGCGGCTTCCGCCGTGACGGCAATCGGGTCGTCTCCGTGCAAGTCACGGACGGAGAGCTGCCGGCAGATGCCGTGGTCATCGCCGCGGGCCGAGCCTCGGGCGAGTTGACCCGCCTGCTCGGCTTCAATGCGCCGCTGGTCGCCGAACGCGGCTATCATGTCATGCTGGCGCCCGACAACGTGCGCTTCGAGCTGCCGGTCAGCCCCGTCGATCGCGGTTTCTTCGTCACGCCGATGGCGGACGGCCTGCGCCTCGCCGGCACGGTGGAACTCGCGGCGCCGCACAAGCCGCCTTCCTGGCATCGCGCCGACATGCTGGTGAGACATCTCAAGGACATCTTCCCGGGAGTCGGCGGCGCGGAGATCAGCCGCTGGATCGGCGAACGCCCGACGTTGCCGGACTATCGGCCCGCCATCGGACGGGCGCCGCGGCTCGCCAACGTCTATTGCGGCTACGGCCATCAGCATCTCGGCCTGACGCTCGCCACCGCGACCGGCCGACTGATCGCCCGGCAAATGGCCGGCGAAACATTGCCCGAGGCGCTGACAGCCTGCGATCCTGGCCGCTTCGGATAG
- a CDS encoding MFS transporter, which yields MTSRSYWTAVWCGFLVLTIGLGVRQSFGIFLKPVSAELDVGRELFSFGTALSMLLMGAVAPLSGRLCDRFGSAWTIAGGSALYVVGMVVTALMHDGFMLILGNVLVGIGLSAASFGPVLGVILRVAPPAKQALAIGICSAGGSFGQFFIVPLAAILQTWFGDWRPTVWALTIIAILMIFLAAGLNDSREIAAARKTQGGRQSAREALGEAFAQKSYVLLVTGYFVCGFHVAFVGGHLPAYISDKGIGLSLFGVELTPAELGGWAIGMVGLFNIVGAVLWSSLGATYKRKNLLSLLYLLRSLVFLAFVVTPLSAASVLAFAGALGFLWLGTVPLTTALVGFIFGPVHVTMLNGIVFFSHQVGSFFGGWGGGRLFDLQGNYDMMWWISIALGLVSALLHWPIVEERLQRPATAQPA from the coding sequence ATGACTTCCCGCTCCTATTGGACCGCCGTCTGGTGCGGCTTCCTCGTCCTCACCATCGGTCTGGGCGTCCGCCAGAGCTTTGGCATCTTCCTCAAGCCCGTGTCCGCCGAACTGGACGTCGGGCGCGAGCTCTTCTCGTTCGGCACCGCCCTGTCGATGCTCCTGATGGGAGCGGTCGCCCCCTTGTCGGGCCGGCTGTGCGACCGTTTCGGCTCGGCCTGGACCATCGCCGGCGGCAGTGCGCTCTATGTGGTGGGCATGGTGGTCACGGCCCTGATGCACGACGGATTCATGTTGATCCTGGGCAACGTCCTGGTCGGCATCGGCCTGTCGGCGGCGAGCTTCGGCCCGGTGCTGGGCGTGATCCTGCGCGTGGCGCCGCCCGCCAAGCAGGCACTGGCGATCGGCATCTGCTCGGCCGGCGGCTCGTTCGGCCAGTTCTTCATCGTGCCGCTCGCCGCCATCCTGCAGACTTGGTTCGGCGACTGGCGCCCCACCGTCTGGGCGCTGACCATCATCGCCATCCTGATGATCTTCCTGGCCGCCGGTCTCAACGACAGCCGCGAGATCGCCGCCGCCCGCAAGACACAGGGTGGCCGGCAAAGCGCACGCGAGGCGCTCGGCGAGGCCTTCGCCCAGAAGAGCTATGTGCTGCTGGTCACCGGCTACTTCGTTTGCGGCTTTCATGTCGCCTTCGTCGGCGGCCACCTGCCGGCCTACATTTCCGACAAGGGCATCGGCCTGTCGCTGTTCGGCGTCGAGCTCACCCCGGCCGAGCTGGGCGGCTGGGCGATCGGCATGGTGGGCCTCTTCAACATCGTCGGCGCCGTCCTGTGGAGTTCGCTCGGCGCGACGTACAAGCGCAAGAACCTGCTGTCCCTGCTTTACCTGTTGCGCTCCCTCGTGTTCCTGGCCTTCGTAGTGACGCCGCTATCGGCCGCTTCGGTACTGGCTTTCGCTGGCGCGTTGGGCTTCCTGTGGCTCGGCACCGTGCCGCTGACCACGGCGCTGGTCGGATTCATTTTTGGCCCGGTCCATGTCACCATGCTGAACGGTATCGTCTTCTTCAGCCATCAGGTCGGCAGCTTCTTCGGTGGCTGGGGCGGCGGGCGGCTGTTCGACCTGCAGGGCAACTACGACATGATGTGGTGGATCTCGATCGCGCTCGGCCTCGTCTCGGCACTGCTGCACTGGCCGATCGTCGAGGAACGCCTGCAGCGGCCGGCCACGGCGCAGCCGGCGTGA
- a CDS encoding M48 family metallopeptidase: MAFADGVLRLHRVLSTPLADPEELVIVHAGESLPVTFVRNPRARRASLRVDAARRRIVLTAPPRMSRATAVGFAEAQAGWIAARLERLPIRRPFVDGGELPLFGAPHLIRHRPESRGTVWREGNEIHVAGRQEHLPRRLKDWLAAEIRRELPPRVRVKAARVDRPVKRITIRDTRSRWGSCGPDASMSFSWRLVFAPLHVVDYLVAHEVAHLVHLNHGPRFWALAEELCDGPMEQAHAWLKANGESLLQYGA; the protein is encoded by the coding sequence ATGGCTTTTGCCGACGGCGTGCTCCGACTTCATCGCGTCTTGTCGACGCCACTGGCTGATCCGGAAGAACTTGTCATCGTCCATGCCGGCGAGAGTCTGCCGGTGACCTTCGTGCGCAATCCGCGCGCCCGGCGGGCGTCGCTTCGGGTCGACGCCGCGCGTCGCCGTATCGTGCTGACGGCGCCGCCGCGCATGTCGCGCGCGACGGCCGTGGGTTTCGCCGAGGCCCAGGCCGGATGGATCGCCGCGCGCCTCGAGCGTCTGCCGATCCGTCGGCCGTTCGTCGATGGCGGCGAGCTACCGCTGTTCGGCGCACCTCATTTGATCCGTCATCGACCGGAGAGCCGGGGCACCGTCTGGCGCGAAGGCAACGAGATCCATGTCGCCGGCCGACAGGAGCACTTGCCGCGGCGCCTGAAGGACTGGCTGGCTGCCGAGATACGTCGGGAACTGCCGCCGAGGGTTCGTGTGAAGGCCGCGCGGGTGGATCGACCGGTCAAGCGCATCACCATCCGCGATACGCGCTCTCGATGGGGGAGCTGCGGCCCGGACGCCTCGATGAGTTTCTCCTGGCGCCTGGTGTTCGCACCGCTGCACGTCGTCGACTATCTGGTTGCGCACGAGGTCGCCCATCTCGTGCACCTCAACCATGGGCCGCGCTTCTGGGCGCTGGCGGAAGAACTCTGCGACGGGCCCATGGAGCAGGCGCATGCCTGGCTGAAGGCCAACGGCGAGTCGCTGCTCCAATACGGAGCGTAA
- the msrA gene encoding peptide-methionine (S)-S-oxide reductase MsrA, with protein MWQILRKKAEMPTADRALPGRPSQAFRVPTEHFVNRHRIQPPFPEGLEPAMFGLGCFWGAERKFWEASGVYSTAVGYAAGFTPNPTYEEVCSGYTGHNEVVMVWFDPKKISYEALLKVFWESHDPTQGMRQGNDVGTQYRSGIYTFSLEQQREARESLVLFQKELAKHGMGPITTEILDAPAFYYAEDYHQQYLAKNPNGYCGLGGTGVSCPIGLGVAAE; from the coding sequence ATGTGGCAGATCCTTCGCAAGAAGGCCGAGATGCCGACCGCCGACCGTGCTCTTCCCGGCCGCCCCTCTCAGGCGTTCCGGGTGCCAACCGAGCATTTCGTCAACCGCCACCGCATCCAGCCGCCCTTTCCCGAAGGCCTCGAGCCGGCGATGTTCGGCCTGGGCTGCTTCTGGGGCGCCGAACGCAAGTTCTGGGAGGCCTCGGGCGTTTATTCGACAGCGGTCGGCTATGCCGCGGGCTTCACGCCCAACCCGACCTACGAGGAGGTCTGCTCGGGTTATACCGGCCACAACGAGGTGGTGATGGTGTGGTTCGATCCGAAGAAGATCTCCTATGAGGCGCTGCTCAAGGTCTTCTGGGAGAGCCACGACCCGACCCAGGGCATGCGCCAGGGCAACGACGTCGGCACGCAGTACCGATCCGGCATTTACACCTTCTCGCTCGAACAGCAACGCGAGGCCCGCGAGTCGCTGGTCCTGTTCCAGAAGGAGCTCGCCAAGCACGGCATGGGCCCGATCACGACGGAAATCCTCGACGCGCCCGCGTTCTACTACGCGGAGGACTACCACCAGCAGTATCTTGCCAAGAATCCCAACGGCTATTGCGGCCTCGGCGGCACGGGCGTGAGTTGTCCGATCGGCTTGGGCGTCGCGGCGGAATAG
- a CDS encoding MAPEG family protein, whose amino-acid sequence MTVFLVCAGLIGLLAAGLTGYIGRLRGAKRISLGDGGDPEMLAAVRAHGNLIEFAPLSLLLIYLLQGPYGDGWMAVLSVLLVVARFAHAGGMLGLVRHGRFIGAATNSILLVVTSALLVLAGFGVRF is encoded by the coding sequence ATGACGGTGTTTCTGGTATGTGCCGGCCTGATCGGCCTGTTGGCGGCCGGGTTGACCGGATACATCGGGCGGCTGCGCGGCGCGAAAAGAATCTCGCTGGGCGACGGCGGCGATCCGGAAATGCTCGCCGCCGTCCGGGCACACGGAAACCTGATCGAGTTCGCTCCGCTCAGTCTTCTGCTGATCTACTTGCTGCAGGGACCGTACGGTGATGGCTGGATGGCGGTCCTGTCCGTCCTGCTGGTGGTTGCCCGTTTCGCCCATGCCGGTGGCATGCTCGGTCTGGTGAGGCACGGACGCTTCATCGGCGCAGCGACGAACAGCATCCTTCTCGTCGTCACTTCGGCGCTGCTCGTCCTCGCCGGATTCGGCGTCCGCTTCTGA
- a CDS encoding YihY/virulence factor BrkB family protein, with translation MIGKLRQIAVSVFTGFFVNRLSTSAAAMAFYTMFALGPILIVVIAVAEPFVGRLMAQEAVLNALSTVVAPDQLQVIQRFASQELFSGGGVAAAISVGVLLYTGSRVFVELDESINVIWRGANASEIHPVLASLQSRGLALLMMVVLGLLLIAVILTSVLLSAYSGAIQAFPVLGDWIGPAISGTVHYGTLTAFFTLVYKWLPEGGMPWRFALVSGAVNALLFATGNRALVYYFEVVQLSSAFGATAGIAAIMVWMYWTALTILIGAQVGRAARDAIESENAAAGDATADDIDA, from the coding sequence ATGATCGGCAAGCTCAGGCAAATCGCCGTCTCGGTCTTCACCGGCTTTTTCGTGAACCGCCTCTCGACGTCGGCGGCGGCCATGGCGTTCTACACGATGTTCGCACTCGGCCCGATCCTGATCGTCGTCATCGCGGTCGCCGAACCCTTCGTCGGTCGATTGATGGCGCAGGAGGCCGTCCTGAATGCGCTGTCGACGGTCGTGGCGCCCGATCAGCTGCAGGTCATCCAGCGCTTCGCATCACAGGAGCTCTTCAGCGGCGGCGGCGTCGCCGCGGCGATCAGCGTCGGCGTCCTGCTCTACACCGGCAGTCGCGTCTTCGTCGAACTCGACGAGAGCATCAACGTGATCTGGCGCGGGGCCAACGCCAGCGAGATCCATCCCGTGCTCGCCAGCCTGCAATCGCGCGGCCTCGCCCTGCTGATGATGGTGGTGCTTGGGCTGCTGCTGATCGCCGTCATCCTGACCAGCGTCCTGCTGTCGGCCTACAGCGGGGCGATCCAGGCCTTTCCCGTCCTCGGCGACTGGATCGGGCCGGCGATCTCCGGCACGGTGCACTATGGCACGCTGACGGCATTCTTCACCCTCGTCTACAAGTGGCTGCCCGAGGGCGGCATGCCGTGGCGCTTCGCCCTGGTCAGCGGCGCCGTCAATGCGCTGCTGTTCGCGACCGGCAATCGGGCGCTGGTGTATTATTTCGAAGTCGTGCAGCTCAGCTCGGCGTTCGGCGCCACGGCGGGCATCGCCGCCATCATGGTCTGGATGTACTGGACGGCTCTCACCATCCTGATCGGCGCCCAGGTCGGCCGCGCGGCGCGCGACGCCATCGAGTCGGAGAATGCCGCCGCAGGGGACGCCACCGCCGACGACATCGACGCCTAA
- a CDS encoding alpha/beta fold hydrolase: MPSKAAMWHKKGMRRLMVRMATAALGLLIAGSALAGPPRLERERCVFKAPRTDRLECYSLVVPENREKPQGREVRLKVAVLKAKRALDRDPLVYLAGGPGDAPLIAFNAGADPLSEGDWWNDTANIRRRRDVVILSQRGAGGSSPDLDCFDTRNTEAARARRRAITEPQERDILIRCRVELDRRRIDLAMYTTPALADDVADLARVLGAQRINLYGISYGTRWALEVMRRHPRLIRSAVLDGVYPPQVNGEQNEPEFIRGVFEKLYGECAMDALCKQRHPDFSKDLRNLIEETARKPLALTLQLDDGPLPVRIDGPRLMMILLHLMRQGDAAMVPELVTMIRNKDYRLLRQFAEDFEIEDGGLLEQNAQQFGGLFNTIECRESWSAIDLAARERNILIGGIYGLTAKLSRLPTVCPAWNVPPAAPSERRPVSSDIPTLLLSGSYDWLTPPAWGREAARHLSVSRHVIFRALGHGVTSQDPCAAKLRDEFIKNPDPRAVPGCRFDTPPDFALAHERVQALP; this comes from the coding sequence ATGCCGTCAAAAGCCGCGATGTGGCACAAGAAGGGCATGAGACGTCTGATGGTCCGGATGGCGACGGCGGCCCTGGGGCTGCTGATCGCCGGCAGTGCGCTCGCCGGGCCGCCGCGGCTGGAGCGCGAGCGGTGCGTGTTCAAGGCGCCGCGCACCGACCGACTGGAATGCTACAGCCTGGTCGTTCCCGAGAATCGCGAGAAGCCCCAGGGTCGGGAGGTTCGTCTCAAGGTTGCGGTACTGAAGGCCAAGCGCGCTCTCGACCGCGATCCATTGGTCTATCTGGCCGGCGGCCCGGGCGATGCACCGTTGATCGCCTTCAACGCCGGCGCCGACCCCCTCTCCGAGGGGGATTGGTGGAATGACACCGCCAACATTCGCCGACGTCGCGATGTCGTCATCCTGAGCCAGCGCGGCGCCGGTGGCTCTTCACCCGACCTCGACTGCTTCGACACCCGCAACACCGAAGCCGCCCGCGCGCGCCGTCGTGCCATCACGGAGCCGCAGGAGCGCGACATCCTGATCCGCTGTCGCGTCGAGTTGGACCGCCGCCGGATCGATCTCGCCATGTACACGACGCCGGCGCTCGCCGACGACGTGGCCGACCTCGCCCGTGTCCTCGGGGCGCAGAGGATCAATCTTTACGGAATCTCCTACGGCACGCGCTGGGCACTGGAAGTGATGCGGCGCCATCCCCGGTTGATTCGCTCCGCCGTGCTCGACGGGGTCTATCCGCCGCAGGTCAATGGCGAGCAGAACGAGCCCGAATTCATCCGCGGCGTCTTCGAGAAGCTCTACGGCGAGTGCGCCATGGACGCTCTGTGCAAGCAGCGCCATCCCGACTTCAGCAAGGACCTGCGCAACCTGATCGAAGAGACGGCGCGCAAGCCGCTGGCGCTCACACTGCAGCTCGACGACGGGCCGCTGCCGGTGCGCATCGACGGGCCGCGGCTGATGATGATCCTGCTGCACTTGATGCGTCAGGGCGACGCCGCCATGGTGCCCGAACTGGTCACCATGATCCGCAACAAGGACTACCGGCTGTTGCGGCAGTTCGCCGAGGATTTCGAGATCGAGGATGGCGGGCTGCTCGAGCAGAACGCCCAGCAGTTCGGCGGCCTGTTCAACACGATCGAGTGCCGCGAAAGCTGGTCGGCGATCGACCTGGCGGCGCGGGAGCGCAACATCCTGATCGGCGGCATCTACGGGTTGACCGCCAAGCTCAGCCGGCTGCCGACCGTGTGTCCGGCTTGGAACGTTCCACCCGCAGCGCCTTCGGAGCGCCGGCCTGTGAGTTCGGATATCCCCACTCTCCTGCTCAGCGGCAGCTACGATTGGCTGACGCCGCCGGCATGGGGACGCGAGGCGGCCCGGCATCTGTCGGTGTCGCGGCATGTCATTTTCCGCGCGCTCGGCCATGGCGTGACCAGCCAGGACCCCTGTGCCGCCAAGTTGCGCGACGAATTCATCAAGAACCCGGATCCTCGTGCGGTGCCCGGCTGCCGCTTCGACACGCCGCCCGACTTCGCGCTCGCCCACGAGCGCGTGCAGGCACTGCCCTGA